A part of Macrobrachium rosenbergii isolate ZJJX-2024 chromosome 33, ASM4041242v1, whole genome shotgun sequence genomic DNA contains:
- the hyd gene encoding E3 ubiquitin-protein ligase UBR5 isoform X1, which yields MNSLHCVIHPLPGTEDQLNERLKELGLRLNWSGGVGVSAVAGLRENIRQVAIGPSHIAVLTEDGRVARLVFSINTDALDLNKADNKQGSCNKSSNQNSTKLTARMSTGGRRIVRTTSGSGGVRGRGSGVIMGSSRPMLPAQYVPEELISQAQVVLQGRSRNLIIRELQRTNLDVNLAVNNLLSRDDEDVEEPEESGDSYVPEDLISLLDAGISVAADHPSVIIDADAMFSDDMFGYSSVRSRSGGCRGRAGERDREGSAGSGGSEHRADRELRWRDRHYSGPRKWLSNALLSVRVTQPHTETAKKKDSLLPDAIDVADSLQYWPERQGSHPPPRFLHIAALHSELVAVSTTGQVYQWRWADKDPYVHPEIPNVHHPKAVPLGLVGEKVVSISAAGVRCSVATESGKVATWLDETLADVAAKLEQPAQNFPELQNDRILSLHTCQLYTCAWCESGSLFWWGVLPFNQRKKLWEKFRSKSRKQRSEITEGVQVGMRSSPMYHPGALAFSTSGGVPKIGQLINAAWNLSDTCRFKILPPGGVNSGCSTGLSGGMGSGTSSSGSSSGSSNTFQTGSSASSTQSGSNSNCGSGSSGSSGLGEKKTTAPEVLGSVAKILKCGDSKESSDKLDMPPPPSPASSTCSDTGSITSPASYKGRKRPTPRDDIERFDEEEWPLRDVIFVEDTRPVPIGEVLAVDGIQVVVVPQTKEGKGNLRVIHRDQLQVIRAGGNPRVPDCYQKTPKRIPVIEQGQILTVAVDARGVHAIVKNGSRLSYVIYNLSSGKAEQECVFPTDSTAFMGTEPSAISLTITGESENVAILRDGNSTIYPLSKDCVESIKDPHWPDLPPVSCLGVATHFLHGAGAHQKNHVALLVLALNTQTLMPKILRCDPEGVRQVLALIENEPAGGVANLTTESIVEEKCDGNRNILHACISACCPVTSKETEGESVLEKDPILGSFAWPPNSSESLNDTASAPGPEDDLMTPSSSKTTPGPSMPTLGVSDPNERKSYSLTILRNICDSPALAPHLRNLLIARDSNGFTPFMLAVSGRAYQAALILFDVIHRVAHDSAMDSESERRAVSQMIFPRGSNPDDSPLHVLCYNDTCSFTWTGAEHINQDIFECRTCGLVGSLCCCTECARVCHKGHDCKLKKTSPTAYCDCWEKCKCKALRSGHQAARFDLLSRLITETDLVNLPNGRGENLLLFLVQTVGRQVTEQKQWQRCRSSSSTRKNTLSDVVNLEVPDHDLEPPKFSRRALERLLSDWAAVRAMIMTGHKEETPPTAASTDEIHFMQFQGHTTHLDKFTYCLLVKLATQVGKAEHRNLKLKQLINSDDEERKMIADTMVTALINTLIRELHNDSIPGRKQEAEKVARRFIASVVRIFVILAIEMMPNVGKKKPGSSYTQPLAKCIKVFESVIPVAVTELCDAADALMLPVRLNYVKPTAPFPLTSTHVDANHGCKEMFEVEPLQRQHQRSGSSSLDLPASASVVDGESSSVSGVGLVGGSGGSGSGPDGGGSAVGEEEETIEDEVASNMSRPGPTSNRQRRVRPDHILPPQGDEQEGEGGSERDDVNDRSEQEGDGGGEVEGGESDMELDLLAESDSDSDDNQSAVDNASNQRSVQTGATAGSDGEDDSGESSPGEDEDDESEAAETDEFDSGELFSDEQLERRVNTSSTSRNIAPHNLQWAVRNPRDSTSRSGGSAGGPTTSGSSNTTSSGLIYIDPTSLRHGPSSSSTVTPSSHEPVSLATTNNTLARAFTIIVRQMSSLLSLACDVVRDGGLTSRATGGSGGVPGSSGGINTTSQMYLTPTIIAALLKQVDARLQPTWDWLLSLMDSTESQLRFGRELNQLIEGSGGIGSSSSTSPPSGNLPRPRDRSAGRTGVPFIRDTLAGPLSRYQSARRGARAATSTTDPQNARRDTLSYVVSLLRAHKNEHCDTLPDIDVGSLKHIAYVFDALISYIRCCESDSNAHVDSGGAECTGFSWERDENENEDDIDDLPSITPSAGDSESADEDSNLSNSRGRKHVFFQRSQSTLCLGSQSADVFSTPLQEALPLADKPHLLQPNARREELFGIPRTHTYNASHGTRTPLDTPLSRLGVLDNLHMVGPYPPIPQQSYAHMLGSTRTLDPQPTDLSVYTSGPVRDLKDEDLSEDSGETSQERAPIIVSPRRTGSSLSGGIGEPSNSALSSYSTDSAPTRSIKSVIVRVGSSPVTSPFKSEVVTSSSLSSSLASISPTPSSALGGRGGADLLVVPLDGRASRSDMGLHAPHDVSANVTIDTTHDQMRPALLRSGVSQDLLLGRWRLTLELFGRVFIDDVGAEPGSIIAQLGGFPVKEAKFRREMEKLRNCQQRDLNLTKIDRERGQLITQTFKELNTQYNNYHRRGTQSSPPLAVNRVKVTFRDEPGEGSGVARSFYTAIAEALLSGEKLPSLESCQVGLSVVRYSLYGQYKGRDRDRRQGASSSRSLQRRETRKTLSVDARPFYMTGEGSSNEHLPSNMLQIGEALFPKVQSLRPSLASKITGMLLELTHAQLLLLSASEDALRQKVDEAVDLILAQGREHTPEYSPSHQDTDEGGEEPEDVSAPLFYQPGKRGFYSPRQGRPSPERLDAFRNVGRLLGLCLLQNELCPIYLNRHILKYILGRPIRFHDLAFFDPVMYESLRKLVLDAENKDTGSDVFKALDLTFSIDVIPEEGGTNVELISGGRNVEVTTANVYDYVRKYAEYRMVKSQEKALQKLRDGVFDVIPGGSLDSLTAEDLRLLLNGVGDINVATLISYTSFNDESAVSAESPDRLHKFKRWLWSIVEKMTNQEKQDLVYFWTGSPALPASEEGFQPMPSVTIRPADDSHLPTANTCISRLYIPLYSTRAILRSKLLLAIKTKNFGFV from the exons GCTGAAAGAACTTGGTCTTCGGTTAAACTGGTCAGGGGGTGTTGGCGTGAGTGCAGTAGCAGGACTGCGTGAAAATATCAGACAGGTGGCTATTGGTCCGTCGCATATTGCTGTCTTGACAGAAGATGGCCGTGTGGCTCGCTTGGTATTTTCAATCAACACAGATGCCTTGGACCTTAATAAGGCAGATAATAAGCAGGG GAGCTGTAATAAGAGTAGCAATCAGAATAGCACGAAGCTCACTGCCCGTATGTCCACGGGTGGCAGACGGATTGTACGCACTACGTCCGGTTCTGGAGGAGTACGAGGAAGGGGGTCTGGTGTTATTATGGGATCGTCTCGCCCCATGTTGCCTGCTCAGTATGTCCCAGAGGAGCTTATATCCCAAGCGCAAGTGGTGTTGCAGGGTAGAAGTCGTAACCTCATCATACGGGAACTTCAG CGCACCAACCTTGATGTGAATCTCGCTGTGAATAATCTCCTGTCGCGTGACGATGAGGATGTGGAAGAACCAGAGGAGAGTGGTGATTCTTATGTGCCAGAAGACTTGATCTCCCTCTTGGATGCTGGAATATCTGTGGCAGCAGATCATCCGTCGGTCATCATAGACGCTGATGCCATGTTCTCTGATGACATGTTTGGTTACTCTTCCGTCAGAAG CCGGTCGGGTGGCTGCCGAGGACGAGCAGGTGAGAGGGACAGAGAAGGCTCTGCAGGGTCTGGAGGATCTGAACATCGTGCAGACCGAGAGCTGAGGTGGCGTGACCGTCATTACTCGGGACCCCGTAAGTGGCTCTCGAACGCGCTGCTGTCGGTTAGAGTCACGCAACCCCACACAG aaacagcaaagaaaaaagatTCATTGCTGCCAGACGCCATTGATGTAGCAGACAGCTTACAGTACTGGCCAGAAAGACAAGGCAGTCATCCGCCCCCTAGGTTCTTACACATTGCAGCTTTACATTCAGAACTGGTGGCTGTGTCTACCACTGGCCAAGTCTACCAGTGGAGATGGGCTGACAAGGACCCTTATGTTCACCCAGAG ATTCCAAATGTACATCATCCCAAGGCGGTTCCTCTCGGGCTAGTTGGGGAAAAGGTAGTTTCGATCAGCGCCGCTGGCGTGAGATGTAGCGTTGCCACTGAATCGGGTAAAGTTGCCACGTGGCTGGATGAGACGTTAGCTGACGTTGCAGCAAAACTAGAACAACCAGCACAAAATTTCCCCGAA ctTCAGAATGACAGAATATTGTCATTACACACTTGCCAGCTGTACACGTGTGCTTGGTGTGAATCGGGGTCCTTGTTTTGGTGGGGAGTATTGCCATTCAACCAGAGGAAAAAACTGTGGGAGAAGTTCAGAAGTAAAAGTCGTAAACAACGTTCAGAAATCACAGAAGGAGTACAG GTTGGAATGAGATCTTCCCCAATGTACCATCCAGGTGCCTTGGCATTTTCAACCTCAGGAGGTGTACCCAAAATAGGCCAATTGATTAATGCAGCTTGGAATCTCAGTGATACTTGCAG GTTCAAAATCCTTCCCCCAGGAGGGGTCAATAGTGGTTGTAGCACTGGCTTGTCAGGTGGCATGGGCAGTGGGACCAGCAGTAGCGGAAGCAGCAGTGGCAGTAGTAATACCTTCCAGACAGGCAGCAGTGCTTCCTCCACACAAAG tGGTTCAAATAGTAATTGTGGGAGTGGGAGTAGTGGCAGCAGTGGACTTGGTGAGAAGAAAACCACAGCCCCTGAAGTGTTAGGGTCTGTTGCCAAAATACTGAAATGCGGAGACAGCAAGGAGTCATCAGACAAGTTGGATATGCCCCCACCTCCATCGCCAGCGTCAAGCACTTGCTCGGATACAG GGTCTATAACATCTCCAGCATCTTACAAGGGACGCAAGAGACCTACTCCCAGAGATGACATAGAGCGTTTTGACGAAGAGGAATGGCCCCTGAGGGATGTGATATTCGTTGAAGATACAAGACCAGTTCCTATTGGAGAGGTTCTTGCTGTCGATGGAATCCAG GTTGTTGTTGTACCTCAAACAAAGGAAGGTAAAGGAAATCTGCGGGTCATTCACCGAGACCAGTTACAAGTCATAAGAGCAGGGGGAAATCCCAGGGTGCCTGACTGCTATCAGAAGACACCCAAAAGGATACCAGTCATTGAGCAAGGACAGATTCTTACAGTTGCTGTGGATGCCAGAG GCGTTCATGCAATTGTTAAAAATGGCAGCCGTCTTTCGTATGTCATATACAATCTTAGCTCTGGGAAAGCTGAGCAGGAGTGTGTGTTTCCCACCGACAGCACGGCTTTTATGGGTACAGAGCCGTCAGCTATATCCTTGACTATTACTGGAGAG agtgAGAATGTTGCTATCCTCCGGGATGGAAATAGTACTATTTATCCCTTGAGTAAGGACTGCGTAGAATCTATAAAAGATCCGCATTGGCCAGATCTACCTCCCGTTTCCTGCTTGGGGGTAGCAACTCACTTCCTTCACGGTGCAGGGGCTCATCAAAAGAACCACGTTGCCTTGCTTGTCTTAGCTCTCAACACACAAACTTTAATGCCTAAGATCCTTAGGTGTGATCCGGAAGGTGTGAGACAGGTCCTGGCTCTCATTGAGAATGAACCAGCAG gtGGAGTTGCTAATCTCACCACAGAATCTATTGTAGAAGAAAAGTGTGATGGCAATAGAAACATTCTTCATGCCTGTATATCAGCATGTTGTCCTGTTACAAGTAAAGAAACTGAAGGTGAAAGTGTTCTGGAGAAGGATCCCATCTTGGGGAGCTTTGCTTGGCCTCCAAATTCCTCAGAATCGCTTAATGACACAGCAAGCGCACCAGGACCTGAGGATGATCTTATGACACCCTCGTCATCCAAAACCACCCCAGGTCCTAGCATGCCAACTCTGGGAGTGTCGGATCCAAATGAACGAAAGTCGTATTCCTTAACAATACTGAGGAACATTTGTGATAGTCCTGCACTTGCTCCCCACCTTCGGAACCTTTTGATAGCAAGAGATTCTAACGGGTTCACCCCTTTCATGCTGGCCGTGTCGGGAAGAGCTTACCAGGCAGCCTTGATCCTCTTTGACGTAATCCATCGTGTCGCTCATGACAGCGCAATGGACTCTGAGAGTGAGAGACGAGCTGTCTCGCAGATGATTTTCCCTAGGGGCAGTAACCCTGATGACTCTCCGCTTCATGTTCTTTGTTATAATGACACATGTTCTTTCACATGGACTGGTGCTGAACATATCAATCAGGATATTTTTGAGTGCAGAACATGTGGGCTTGTTGGGTCTTTGTGTTGTTGTACAGAATGTGCAAGAGTATGCCACAAGGGTCATGACTGCAAGCTAAAGAAGACTTCTCCTACAGCATACTGTGATTGTTGGGAGAAGTGCAAGTGTAAAGCCCTGCGATCAGGGCACCAGGCAGCTCGATTTGACCTCCTGTCACGACTCATCACAGAAACAGATCTAGTGAATTTACCCAATGGCCGAGGAGAGAATTTACTTCTATTTCTTGTTCAAACCGTTGGGCGCCAGGTCACAGAACAAAAGCAGTGGCAGAG GTGCCGATCATCTTCCTCAACACGCAAAAATACCTTGTCCGACGTCGTCAATTTGGAAGTTCCGGACCACGATTTAGAGCCACCCAAGTTTAGTCGTCGGGCTTTAGAGCGCCTCTTGAGCGACTGGGCTGCCGTCAGAGCGATGATCATGACGGGCCACAAGGAAGAGACTCCTCCTACAGCTGCGTCCACAGATGAAATCCACTTCATGCAGTTTCAGGGCCATACCACACATCTGGATAAATTCACCTACTGTTTGCTAGTCAAATTAGCAACCCAGGTAGGCAAG GCTGAGCATCGCAACTTGAAGCTGAAGCAGCTCATTAATAGTGATGACGAAGAAAGAAAGATGATTGCAGACACAATGGTTACTGCCTTGATCAACACGTTAATAAGGGAACTCCATAATGACAGCATCCCTGGGAGAAAGCAAGAAGCAGAAAAG GTGGCCAGGAGGTTTATAGCTTCAGTGGTGCGAATATTTGTTATTCTGGCCATTGAGATGATGCCAAATGTCGGGAAGAAGAAACCAGGCAGTTCTTATACTCAGCCACTGGCAAAGTGTATAAAG GTATTTGAAAGTGTCATTCCTGTGGCCGTTACTGAACTTTGTGACGCTGCTGATGCTCTCATGTTGCCAGTGAGACTCAACTATGTGAAACCAACTGCTCCGTTTCCTCTGACCTCCACTCACGTCGATGCAAACCATGGCTGCAAG GAAATGTTTGAGGTTGAACCTTTACAAAGACAACATCAGAGATCTGGCAGCAGCAGCTTAGACTTGCCGGCATCTGCAAGTGTTGTCGATGGTGAGAGCTCCAGTGTGAGTGGTGTCGGGTTGGTAGGTGGAAGTGGAGGCAGTGGGAGTGGTCCTGATGGTGGGGGCAGTGCTgtaggggaagaagaggaaaccattGAGGACGAAGTTGCTTCGAACATGTCTAGACCAGGTCCCACTTCTAATCGGCAGAGGAGAGTGAGACCAGATCACATTCTTCCCCCACAAGGCGATGAGCAAGAAGGCGAAG gtgGCAGCGAGAGAGATGATGTGAACGATCGTTCGGAACAGGAGGGAGACGGTGGTGGTGAAGTTGAAGGTGGAGAGAGTGACATGGAACTTGATCTTTTAGCAGAATCAGACAGTGACAGTGATGACAATCAGTCTGCTGTAGATAATGCCTCCAACCAGAGGTCAGTACAAACGGGTGCTACTGCAGGCAGTGATGGTGAAGATGACTCAGGAGAATCATCCCCAGGTGAGGATGAGGACGACGAGAGTGAGGCAGCGGAGACGGATGAATTTGATTCTGGAGAATTGTTCTCAGATGAGCAGTTGGAGCGAAGGGTAAACACTTCTTCAACTTCACGCAACATTGCTCCCCACAACTTGCAATGGGCTGTGAGGAATCCAAGAGACAGTACCTCACGATCTGGAGGGTCAGCTGGGGGACCTACCACTTCAGGATCTTCAAACACAACTTCTAGTGGTCTAATTTATATTGACCCAACCTCCCTGAGGCATGGGCCATCATCCAGTTCAACTGTGACTCCATCATCGCATGAACCAGTAAGCCTGGCAACCACCAACAATACACTTGCTAGAGCATTTACTATCATTGTGCGGCAGATGAGTTCACTTCTTAGTCTAGCTTGCGACGTTGTGAGAGATGGAGGGTTAACCTCAAGAGCCACTGGTGGTAGTGGGGGTGTTCCAGGAAGCAGTGGCGGTATCAACACAACCAGCCAGATGTATCTTACACCCACTATCATTGCTGCCTTGCTTAAACAGGTGGATGCCCGACTTCAGCCGACCTGGGATTGGCTTTTGAGTCTAATGGACTCCACAGAGTCTCAGTTAAG GTTTGGTCGAGAATTGAACCAACTTATTGAAGGCAGCGGGGGTATTGGTTCATCATCATCCACATCCCCACCTTCTGGAAATCTACCTCGCCCCAGAGACCGAAGCGCTGGACGTACAGGTGTGCCATTTATTCGTGATACACTCGCAGGGCCGTTGTCAAGGTACCAGAGTGCTCGCAGAGGTGCAAGAGCAGCTACGTCTACGACTGATCCTCAGAATGCTAGAAGAGACACCCTCTCATATGTGGTGTCACTCTTGCGAGCCCATAAAAATGAACACTGTGATACGTTGCCAGATATTGATGTAGGCTCTCTTAAGCATATAG cgTATGTATTCGATGCCCTTATCAGTTATATTCGCTGCTGCGAGAGCGACAGTAATGCTCACGTTGACTCGGGCGGAGCGGAATGCACAGGGTTCTCATGGGAACGTGAcgagaatgaaaatgaagatgacaTAGATGACTTGCCTTCCATCACACCATCAGCAGGTGACAGCGAATCTGCAGACGAAGATTCTAATTTATCCAATTCGAGAGGGAGAAAGCACGTGTTCTTCCAG AGATCACAGTCAACACTTTGTTTGGGGTCCCAGAGCGCAGATGTCTTCAGTACCCCGTTACAGGAAGCTTTGCCTTTGGCAGATAAGCCTCATCTTCTGCAACCCAACGCCAGGAGAGAGGAACTCTTTGGCATTCCCCGCACACACACCTATAATGCCA gcCATGGTACAAGAACACCATTAGATACCCCACTCTCTCGTCTAGGGGTGTTGGACAACTTGCACATGGTTGGCCCTTATCCACCAATTCCACAACAGTCATATGCACACATGCTGGGTTCCACGCGAACCTTGGATCCCCAGCCAACGGACTTATCTGTATATACCTCTGGACCCGTTAgagatttaaaa GACGAAGATTTGAGCGAGGATAGTGGCGAGACTTCTCAGGAAAGAGCTCCAATCATTGTTTCCCCAAGACGCACAGGGAGTAGTTTAAGTGGGGGCATTGGTGAGCCTAGTAATAGTGCCTTGTCCTCCTACTCCACTGACTCTGCCCCGACTCGTTCCATCAAAAGTGTCATTGTTCGGGTTGGGTCTTCTCCCGTAACCAGCCCATTCAAGTCAGAG GTGGTAACATCGTCGTCATTATCATCTAGTTTAGCATCAATATCTCCAACTCCATCATCGGCTTTGGGAGGACGTGGTGGAGCAGATCTTTTAGTGGTACCTCTTGATGGCAGAGCCAGTAGAAGTGATATGGGCCTGCATGCTCCACATGACGTCTCAGCAAATGTTACCATAGACACTACACATGACCAAATGAG GCCAGCATTATTGAGAAGTGGCGTGTCACAGGACTTGCTGTTAGGTCGCTGGAGATTAACTCTGGAGCTCTTTGGAAGAGTATTTATTGATGATGTTGGAGCTGAGCCGGGTTCCATCATTGCCCAGTTGGGAGGTTTTCCTGTAAAAGAAGCCAAATTtagaagagaaatggaaaaactgaGGAACTGTCAGCAGCGTGATTTAAATCTTACCAAG ATTGACAGAGAACGAGGGCAACTCATAACACAGACGTTCAAAGAGCTAAACACCCAGTACAACAATTATCACAGGCGTGGTACACAGTCGTCCCCGCCTCTGGCCGTAAATCGTGTAAAGGTAACATTCAGAGACGAACCTGGGGAAGGGTCGGGAGTTGCAAGATCTTTCTACACCGCGATTGCCGAGGCACTTTTGTCAGGAGAAAAATTACCCAGTCTGGAATCATGTCAG GTTGGATTGTCGGTGGTACGATACAGTCTGTATGGTCAGTACAAAGGGAGGGACAGGGACCGCAGACAAGGTGCCTCTTCGTCTCGATCTCTACAAAGAAGAGAAACTCGCAAAACACTCTCAGTAGATGCCAGACCATTTTACATGACAGGTGAAGGAAGCAGCAATGAACACCTCCCGTCTAATATGCTGCAAATTGGCGAGGCTCTCTTCCCCAAAGTTCAAAGCTTGAGGCCG TCTTTGGCAAGCAAAATTACGGGAATGCTTCTAGAACTGACTCATGCGCAGTTGCTGTTGCTCTCTGCAAGTGAAGATGCACTGAGGCAAAAAGTAGACGAAGCCGTCGACCTCATCCTTGCTCAGGGACGAGAACACACTCCAGAGTATTCACCATCCCATCAAG ATACAGATGAAGGAGGAGAGGAACCTGAAGATGTAAGTGCACCATTGTTTTACCAACCAGGCAAGAGGGGCTTCTACAGCCCTCGTCAAGGTCGGCCATCTCCAGAGAGACTAGACGCTTTCCGCAATGTGGGCAG gTTATTGGGATTGTGCTTACTACAGAACGAATTGTGTCCAATATACTTAAATCGCCATATTTTGAAGTATATCCTTGGCCGTCCCATTAGATTCCATGACCTCGCATTCTTTGATCCAGTGATGTACGAGAGTCTGCGGAAGTTGGTGCTAGATGCTGAAAATAAAGACACTGGCAGTGATGTGTTTAAGGCTTTAGACCTGACATTCAG TATTGATGTAATCCCAGAAGAAGGTGGAACTAATGTGGAGCTGATCAGTGGGGGACGTAATGTGGAAGTGACAACAGCAAATGTGTACGATTATGTCCGTAAATATGCAGAGTATCGCATGGTCAAATCTCAAGAGAAAGCTCTGCAG AAACTACGT